The following are encoded in a window of Leptodactylus fuscus isolate aLepFus1 chromosome 9, aLepFus1.hap2, whole genome shotgun sequence genomic DNA:
- the LOC142218372 gene encoding calcium-activated chloride channel regulator 1-like produces the protein MTCHTIVHVFLLFHVISLSSGSLVKLNNGGYQDIVIAIHPGIPENPQIIEKLQNMLKEASSYLFSATKNRLYIQSTKILIPITWKKNNYLKTRTETYDKADVIIAQPHLKNGNDPYTLQYGQCGEKGIYIHLTPDFLIDDKLLSVYGPRGRVFVHEWAHLRWGVFDEYNLESPFYIANSGEIEATRCPVQLKGVYIKEQCTGTRCVCQRDQETGMYEDGCVFIPDKNIASKQSIMYLQAVPAVSEFCDGQTHNTEAPNLQNRMCNYRSTWDVIMNSSDLKSTPSVTNTNIPEPAITLHQVSDRVVTLVSDVSGSMSQSQRDFRLVQAAEVFIMQIVEEGSYVGLVEFHSSPTIISNLVQIFSDVQRQQLKKLLVRKASGGTNICAGLRKGFEVNKGTKDKSTYGTEIILLSDGEDGNFPTACYNDIINSGAIIHVIALGADAAAALEKIATETGGLRFFATDSFDANGLIDAFASIPSATGDINKQTIQLESSVSTVTSRNCINGSVFIDSTVGNDTFFLVTWQNAIPTINLQDPKGKVYTTADFVSDTATKSSRLQIPGTAENGPWHYSLCNGLSSSQAIGITVTSKAADANVPPVVVNAHMNQDTINYPNPIVVYASVSQGLLAVINVKVTAIIEAVNGVSETLELLDNGAGPDIAKNDGIYSKYFTSFSVNGRYNLKVRVESGKVKGRLVPHRNRALYVPGYVEDGVVTMNPTRPVIDEEQLVVDTFSRTASGGSFVISNIPAQLPADIYKPEKITDLEAMILNESVILSWTATGDELDQGTATSYDLRMSNNPKDLRDNFDGSIQVNISSIFPQEAGNRETFSFVPENVVIENGTILFFALVAIDKAAKRSDVSNIAQAALVIPPPPPPTSQPTNESSDSVDITTITLIVCASVIIICIIISITTCIVSCQRKKKNPELRV, from the exons ATGACGTGCCATACTATCGTACATGTGTTCTTACTATTCCACGTGATTTCTCTAAGTAGCGGTTCTCTGGTAAAGCTTAATAATGGAGGATACCAGGATATTGTTATTGCAATCCATCCAGGAATACCTGAAAATCCCCAAATCATTGAAAAATTGCAg AACATGTTGAAAGAGGCCTCAAGCTATCTGTTCTCTGCCACAAAAAACAGGCTCTACATACAGAGCACAAAGATCTTAATTCCAATcacttggaaaaaaaataactatCTCAAAACAAGAACGGAAACCTATGATAAG GCCGATGTTATTATTGCCCAACCACACCTAAAGAATGGAAATGACCCATATACTTTGCAGTACGGCCAATGTGGGGAAAAAGGCATATATATTCATCTTACTCCAGATTTCCTGATAGATGATAAACTGTTGTCAGTATATGGACCCCGAG GAAGAGTCTTTGTCCATGAATGGGCTCACCTCAGATGGGGGGTCTTCGATGAGTATAATTTAGAATCACCATTCTACATTGCTAATAGTGGTGAAATAGAAGCTACAAG GTGTCCTGTTCAACTAAAAGGTGTTTATATTAAAGAACAATGTACGGGAACCAGATGTGTGTGCCAAAGGGACCAAGAAACTGGAATGTATGAAGATGGCTGTGTGTTCATTCCTGACAAAAATATTGCCTCCAAGCAATCCATAATGTATCTACAGGCCGTACCTGCG GTATCCGAATTTTGTGATGGTCAAACTCACAACACAGAAGCTCCAAATTTACAAAACAGAATGTGCAACTATCGCAGCACATGGGATGTTATCATGAACTCATCTGATCTAAAGAGTACCCCATCGGTAACTAATACAAATATTCCTGAACCCGCCATCACTCTTCATCAGGTATCAGACAGGGTGGTCACCTTAGTGTCTGATGTTTCGGGAAGTATGAGTCAA AGTCAACGAGATTTCAGGCTGGTCCAGGCTGCAGAAGTATTTATCATGCAGATAGTTGAAGAAGGGTCGTACGTTGGACTTGTGGAGTTTCACAGTTCTCCTACAATCATTTCAAACCTGGTACAAATATTCAGTGATGTCCAACGTCAGCAACTAAAAAAACTCCTTGTGAGGAAAGCAAGTGGAGGAACAAACATATGTGCTGGCCTGCGGAAAGGCTTTGAG GTAAATAAAGGAACCAAGGATAAATCCACATATGGTACAGAAATAATATTACTATCTGATGGAGAAGATGGCAATTTTCCTACCGCTTGCTATAATGATATAATAAACAGTGGAGCAATTATTCATGTAATCGCTCTCGGAGCTGATGCTGCAGCGGCTCTTGAAAAAATTGCAACAGAAACAG GTGGTTTAAGGTTTTTTGCTACAGACAGCTTTGATGCAAATGGTTTGATTGATGCCTTTGCTTCAATCCCATCAGCCACCGGGGACATCAATAAGCAGACCATCCag CTGGAGAGCTCGGTGTCCACAGTAACCAGCAGGAATTGTATAAATGGCAGCGTCTTCATTGACAGCACTGTGGGGAATGACACCTTCTTCCTGGTCACTTGGCAAAACGCAATACCTACCATTAACTTGCAGGACCCAAAAGGAAAAGTGTATACAACAGCAGATTTTGTTAGTGACACAGCCACCAAATCCTCCAGACTTCAAATTCCAGGAACTGCTGAG AATGGACCCTGGCATTACAGTCTTTGCAATGGTCTTTCATCATCTCAAGCAATAGGAATAACTGTAACCTCCAAGGCTGCGGATGCAAATGTTCCTCCGGTTGTTGTAAATGCCCATATGAATCAAGACACCATTAACTACCCCAATCCTATAGTAGTTTATGCCTCTGTTAGTCAAGGTCTGCTGGCTGTGATTAACGTAAAAGTTACCGCCATCATTGAAGCAGTTAATGGAGTATCAGAGACCTTAGAACTTCTGGATAATGGAGCAG GTCCCGATATTGCTAAAAATGATGGTATCTACTCAAAATACTTTACGTCTTTCTCAGTTAATGGAAGATACAACTTAAAAGTTCGAGTTGAAAGCGGGAAAGTTAAGGGTCGCTTGGTACCTCACCGAAACCGTGCTCTTTATGTGCCCGGCTATGTTGAGGATG GAGTGGTCACCATGAACCCAACAAGACCTGTAATCGATGAAGAACAACTTGTTGTGGATACATTTAGCAGAACTGCCTCGGGTGGTTCATTTGTGATATCTAATATACCTGCTCAACTTCCGGCAGACATTTATAAACCAGAGAAAATAACGGACTTAGAGGCAATGATATTGAATGAAAGtgttattttatcctggacagccACTGGTGATGAACTGGACCAGGGAACTG CTACAAGTTATGACTTAAGAATGAGCAATAACCCTAAAGACCTTAGAGACAACTTTGATGGATCAATTCAAGTAAACATTTCCAGTATCTTCCCACAAGAAGCTGGAAACAGAGAAACATTTTCATTTGTGCCAGAAAACGTTGTTATAGAAAATGGGACCATTCTTTTCTTTGCTTTAGTTGCTATTGATAAAGCTGCTAAAAGATCAGATGTTTCTAACATAGCTCAGGCTGCTCTTGTCATTCCACCGCCACCGCCACCTACATCCCAACCTACAAATGAAAGTTCAGATTCAGTGGACATAACCACGATCACACTGATAGTCTGCGCATCAGTAATCATTATATGTATCATTATAAGTATCACTACCTGTATTGTCAGCTGccaaaggaagaagaagaatccAGAACTTAGAGTATGA